The Mesomycoplasma ovipneumoniae genome includes a region encoding these proteins:
- a CDS encoding MSC_0620 family F1-like ATPase-associated subunit: MSKKLKNKLVFAPILSVFSISSLFFLSSASTFSPAVVEFQQTAPDPANPPANPGQNSGGQSSAGTSEKKAEPITEEDLRQNKAYWEAQKESLIDQFIDKVDEDIKIKLADIASKTRDNLEEKLQQSFFWIQLRDYFKRNREGLKKNPSQFGLNIISPFAFANNLKLKRGDVSFDKENYQGLEWGTNNDDNYEKINNVKTSKVTEVPNTLKGKDFENRIKTYFQGLTSQYKQYLFKEEEFPVYKKNFNLDKFADKSDTEENLLLASKPIGKEGITSWNDWIKNYFEKQSLLLDFTLNQLPNPSSSQSAQEQINFAIKKITNQNPPDVAEKPEFEVRIAPDLPPIIAPQYAGRPLNEVVQLYNNPATSQEEKNNIFFFLNPLNSRFKYFIESVSLDGNKINAKVKIVDFVNQVRDPADKSKAEKVYDTPHYTDFPEGATPAQIQAITTNLYNSNLGVTAVIDQFFSTLNIQDQFSFDQIRYYSPGSQTTIYNFFYLLTKVFYNQDFLDAQKKLAQDYINSSNATVFSASQFQFLSYLKKSEIDNNKAWSHYYLIYFLNLIVLQDKFFQYLAKPNAVDKAAAEQKEKQFDENLKKLNLTREDINRYFAQAHEKVALFHNESNKISSNLVNQFVAMTKLGRQINLLNQILGHVAYFDEKPQANQGSSSINNSQQNSDPIQNFSALIEQFNSEQQSQWLANNLAYLIVGTLSVILVSIAVISRLLVYKKNQLKKVENNSENQEQGEK, encoded by the coding sequence ATGTCTAAAAAATTAAAAAATAAACTAGTTTTTGCGCCTATTTTATCAGTCTTTTCAATTTCATCTTTATTTTTCCTTTCATCAGCTTCAACTTTTAGTCCTGCTGTTGTTGAATTTCAACAAACTGCCCCAGATCCTGCAAATCCACCAGCAAATCCTGGACAAAATTCTGGCGGACAATCCTCAGCAGGCACAAGTGAAAAAAAGGCTGAGCCAATTACTGAAGAAGATCTAAGGCAAAACAAAGCATACTGAGAAGCCCAAAAAGAATCATTAATTGACCAATTTATTGATAAAGTTGATGAAGATATTAAAATTAAACTTGCTGATATTGCTTCAAAAACTCGTGATAATCTTGAAGAAAAACTACAGCAAAGTTTTTTCTGAATTCAACTTCGTGATTATTTTAAGCGAAACCGTGAAGGTCTAAAAAAGAATCCAAGTCAATTTGGTCTTAATATTATTAGCCCTTTTGCTTTTGCCAATAATCTAAAACTAAAACGTGGTGATGTTAGTTTTGACAAAGAAAACTACCAAGGTCTTGAATGAGGAACTAACAACGATGATAATTATGAAAAAATAAATAATGTTAAAACGTCAAAAGTAACAGAAGTTCCAAACACGCTCAAAGGTAAAGATTTTGAAAACCGAATTAAGACTTATTTTCAAGGACTTACATCCCAATATAAACAATATCTTTTTAAAGAAGAAGAGTTTCCTGTTTATAAAAAGAATTTTAACCTTGACAAATTTGCCGACAAATCTGATACTGAAGAAAACCTTTTGTTAGCAAGTAAACCAATTGGCAAAGAAGGAATAACTTCTTGAAATGACTGAATTAAAAACTACTTTGAAAAACAGTCACTTTTACTTGATTTTACTTTAAATCAACTGCCAAATCCAAGTTCATCTCAATCAGCCCAAGAACAAATTAATTTTGCAATTAAAAAAATTACTAACCAAAATCCGCCTGATGTGGCCGAAAAACCTGAATTTGAAGTGCGAATTGCTCCCGATTTGCCGCCAATTATTGCTCCTCAGTATGCAGGTAGGCCGCTTAATGAAGTAGTTCAACTTTATAATAATCCAGCAACATCACAAGAAGAAAAAAATAACATTTTTTTCTTCTTAAATCCGTTAAATTCACGTTTTAAATACTTTATTGAATCAGTTTCGCTTGATGGGAACAAAATTAACGCAAAAGTAAAAATTGTTGACTTTGTTAATCAAGTTCGTGATCCGGCTGACAAGTCAAAAGCCGAAAAAGTCTATGATACTCCCCATTACACTGATTTTCCTGAAGGGGCAACTCCGGCACAAATACAAGCAATAACAACAAATTTATACAATTCAAATTTAGGTGTAACTGCTGTAATTGACCAGTTTTTTTCAACATTGAATATTCAAGACCAGTTTAGTTTTGACCAAATTCGCTATTATTCTCCAGGTTCACAGACAACAATTTATAATTTCTTTTATCTATTAACTAAAGTTTTTTATAACCAAGATTTTCTTGATGCTCAGAAAAAATTGGCCCAAGATTATATAAATTCTTCTAATGCAACGGTTTTTTCGGCTTCACAATTTCAGTTTTTGTCATACTTAAAAAAATCAGAAATTGACAATAATAAAGCTTGGTCTCATTATTATTTAATTTATTTTTTAAATCTAATTGTTCTTCAAGATAAATTTTTCCAATATTTGGCAAAACCAAATGCAGTTGACAAAGCAGCTGCCGAGCAAAAAGAAAAACAATTTGACGAAAATCTCAAAAAATTAAACTTAACTCGCGAAGATATTAACCGTTATTTTGCTCAGGCACACGAAAAAGTTGCCCTTTTTCATAATGAGTCTAACAAAATAAGTTCTAATTTAGTTAATCAATTTGTGGCAATGACTAAACTTGGGCGCCAAATCAATCTTTTAAACCAAATATTAGGTCATGTTGCTTATTTTGACGAAAAACCTCAGGCAAATCAAGGATCTTCTTCAATAAATAACTCTCAACAAAACTCTGATCCAATTCAGAATTTTTCAGCACTTATTGAACAATTCAACAGCGAACAGCAAAGTCAATGATTAGCAAATAATCTTGCTTATTTAATAGTCGGGACACTTTCAGTAATTTTAGTCTCAATTGCTGTAATTTCAAGATTGCTAGTTTATAAAAAAAATCAATTAAAAAAAGTTGAAAATAATTCTGAAAATCAAGAACAAGGAGAAAAATAA
- a CDS encoding MSC_0621 family F1-like ATPase epsilon subunit, with amino-acid sequence MESQLWNFRILTPENKTINFKDCKIYINIEQEKYFAPLEPFIVSNLDFSLIKIEISFGVFYFFAHKSLLFSLENSASIRLYDDLIFYKTDKKEYYIQKKSNQKSKNTLLHKLQMQANLELSSNLELYNNYMLAKQENEQNRLMQLFFLVQTEVNHV; translated from the coding sequence ATGGAATCACAACTTTGAAATTTCCGAATTTTGACCCCTGAAAATAAAACTATAAATTTTAAAGATTGCAAAATATATATTAACATCGAACAGGAAAAATATTTTGCACCACTTGAACCATTTATTGTCTCAAATCTTGATTTTTCGCTCATAAAAATCGAAATTTCTTTCGGGGTTTTTTATTTTTTTGCCCACAAATCATTACTTTTTTCCTTAGAAAACAGCGCTTCTATTCGACTTTATGATGATTTGATTTTTTATAAAACTGATAAAAAAGAATATTATATTCAGAAAAAATCAAATCAAAAAAGCAAAAACACACTTTTGCACAAATTGCAAATGCAAGCAAATTTAGAGCTTAGCTCAAATTTAGAATTGTATAATAATTATATGCTTGCCAAACAAGAAAATGAACAAAACCGTTTGATGCAACTGTTTTTTTTAGTTCAAACCGAGGTGAATCATGTCTAA
- a CDS encoding MSC_0622 family F1-like ATPase gamma subunit, with translation MNINEKKEKRDNFIKIYDLVSLNRNISLIQINLLLRTIRNVYEFFLIGQFLLAQFSPQRSFSAKLSLLTKKAFARQNINLWIYPSSNEKYTQNFFDQIEAKILENYTEKDFIVPLGVRAINFAKKNNMKIITSFENLDNSFENSVKIGQVIEYGLKTRQFSSVKMAVYSNKIPNFIATIFPLNQFEFKMETTQETIDKFKANLDKVRFFPNFEEFYQTQIQTYFATSVQVLLLESQFIVYKNKLIHENTLLKEIEEKILRLKTTILKIERELEIEELNLIKSKPKGIF, from the coding sequence ATGAACATAAATGAAAAAAAGGAAAAAAGAGATAATTTTATCAAAATTTATGATTTAGTTTCCTTAAATCGTAATATTTCTCTAATCCAAATCAACCTTCTTTTAAGAACTATAAGAAATGTTTATGAATTTTTCTTGATTGGCCAGTTTTTACTTGCCCAATTTAGTCCACAAAGATCATTTAGCGCAAAATTGTCACTACTAACAAAAAAAGCTTTTGCCCGTCAAAATATTAATCTTTGAATTTATCCTTCATCAAATGAAAAATATACGCAAAACTTTTTTGATCAAATTGAAGCTAAAATTTTAGAAAACTATACTGAAAAAGATTTTATTGTTCCTCTTGGTGTTCGGGCAATTAATTTTGCAAAGAAAAACAATATGAAAATCATAACTAGTTTTGAAAATTTAGACAATTCCTTTGAAAATTCAGTAAAAATTGGTCAAGTTATTGAATATGGGCTCAAAACTCGTCAGTTTTCATCAGTAAAAATGGCCGTTTATTCAAATAAAATCCCTAATTTTATTGCAACAATTTTCCCTTTGAACCAATTTGAATTTAAAATGGAAACAACGCAAGAAACAATTGACAAATTCAAAGCTAACCTTGATAAAGTCCGTTTTTTCCCTAATTTTGAAGAATTTTACCAAACCCAGATTCAAACATATTTTGCAACATCAGTGCAGGTTTTGCTACTTGAGTCGCAATTTATCGTCTATAAAAATAAACTTATTCACGAAAATACCCTTTTAAAAGAAATCGAGGAGAAAATTTTACGTCTTAAGACAACAATTTTAAAAATTGAACGTGAGCTAGAAATTGAGGAGCTAAACTTGATTAAGAGCAAACCGAAAGGAATTTTTTAA
- a CDS encoding DUF2714 domain-containing protein: MKILGKKKQANPTQIDTKTEFRDYYDLINHPNFISFDALMNLTLLVSSQKAKSSMKEKYQKKVVDSYKSTTELVFKNFVISWQRSSRFGSKGLVPIIAQVESSNVRASNFYSDSSDSRFSALLGNLNTLAWDFIANKSRFVEVVEGCIVFLDPQTKTLKVIFSEVSLASSLEDQKEPNKKG; the protein is encoded by the coding sequence ATGAAAATTTTAGGAAAGAAAAAGCAAGCAAATCCAACCCAAATTGATACAAAAACAGAATTTCGCGACTATTATGATTTAATTAATCATCCCAATTTTATTAGTTTTGATGCACTAATGAATTTAACTCTGCTTGTATCTTCGCAAAAAGCAAAATCCTCAATGAAGGAAAAATACCAAAAAAAAGTTGTTGACTCTTATAAGTCAACCACAGAATTAGTATTTAAAAATTTCGTTATTTCTTGACAGCGCTCAAGCCGTTTTGGTTCAAAAGGGCTTGTTCCGATAATTGCTCAGGTTGAGTCTTCAAATGTTAGAGCAAGTAATTTTTATTCAGATAGTTCTGATTCAAGATTTTCAGCACTTCTTGGGAATCTAAATACGCTTGCTTGAGATTTTATTGCTAACAAAAGCCGTTTTGTTGAAGTTGTCGAAGGATGCATTGTTTTTTTAGATCCGCAAACAAAAACGCTTAAAGTTATTTTCAGCGAAGTTTCTTTGGCATCAAGTTTAGAAGATCAAAAGGAACCAAATAAAAAAGGATAA
- a CDS encoding MSC_0624 family F1-like ATPase-associated membrane protein, translating into MNAVSAEAYGLNAKPAKKDKKNLVRIFLRVLFILFLLGLSTAIFFDARRSFLNIVDIDQNAPISRVSSISLIFNPIDDEIREFIAPRVARSVFLLFFSIIFLFKGLKFFGLKNKMHKYIILSVYFFLSLVNLVVYFAWLTTEWSHILGISAQIFIYILLDYSLWLWLGRTDDKINYDYKKLFTFKHISLASAIVTSGTLFGIFASMVFSTPENSSVSTVTYDNPVANWIYTFITEVAKLTNSLILIAILMGVLVLTLLYYSPQIYFYRQSFIRLKKYTPALSVLIFIAIGIFIYSVYITVYSISNFVQFLPFGNNIVPNYLPTIIGISIHVVLLILYFVLNLTRLKNKIKDYQLNTLPFIFILLSFIVSFVVSYLSYSVHETIWINSTQLVFFLTIYFALVRIKPEFPLWMKLMVSFFIILYTIFNFIYLLNIDIYTSTVSQVKPEDYQKDLVSVFYIDYSFYFLGILTLLLAIFVLTNLFIAIGKNTLILTTKNKSSQDQNQKVENEKIESS; encoded by the coding sequence ATGAATGCGGTTAGTGCTGAGGCTTATGGCTTAAATGCAAAACCAGCTAAAAAAGACAAGAAGAATTTAGTGCGTATTTTTCTTCGCGTCCTTTTTATTCTATTTTTACTTGGGCTAAGCACGGCAATTTTCTTTGACGCCCGTCGATCATTCCTGAACATAGTAGATATTGACCAAAACGCCCCGATTTCAAGGGTTTCAAGTATTTCGCTAATTTTTAATCCTATTGATGATGAAATTCGCGAATTTATTGCTCCAAGAGTTGCAAGATCGGTTTTTTTGTTATTTTTTAGTATTATCTTTTTATTTAAAGGCTTAAAATTTTTCGGCCTGAAAAATAAGATGCATAAATACATAATTTTATCAGTATATTTTTTCCTTTCATTAGTCAATCTCGTTGTTTATTTTGCTTGACTAACGACAGAATGGAGCCATATTCTTGGCATTTCTGCCCAAATTTTTATTTATATTTTACTTGATTATTCCCTTTGACTTTGACTTGGAAGAACAGATGACAAAATTAACTATGATTATAAAAAGCTTTTTACTTTTAAGCATATAAGTTTGGCGTCAGCAATTGTTACATCAGGTACTTTATTTGGAATTTTTGCTTCAATGGTGTTTTCGACCCCTGAAAACTCATCAGTTTCGACCGTTACTTATGACAATCCAGTTGCAAATTGAATTTATACTTTCATCACAGAAGTAGCAAAACTAACTAATTCGTTAATTTTAATTGCAATTTTAATGGGAGTTTTAGTATTAACTTTATTATATTATAGTCCGCAAATTTATTTTTACCGTCAAAGTTTTATTCGACTTAAAAAATATACGCCAGCGCTTTCTGTTTTAATTTTTATTGCTATTGGAATTTTTATCTATAGTGTTTATATAACTGTTTATTCGATAAGTAATTTTGTTCAGTTTCTTCCTTTTGGAAATAATATTGTGCCCAATTATTTGCCTACAATAATTGGTATTTCGATTCATGTTGTTTTATTAATTCTTTATTTTGTTTTAAATCTTACCCGACTAAAAAATAAAATTAAAGATTATCAATTAAACACTCTCCCATTCATTTTTATTCTGCTATCTTTTATTGTAAGTTTTGTTGTCTCATATTTAAGTTATTCAGTTCATGAGACAATTTGGATAAACTCAACTCAGTTAGTATTTTTCCTTACCATTTATTTTGCTCTTGTTAGAATTAAACCCGAATTTCCACTTTGGATGAAATTAATGGTAAGTTTTTTTATTATTTTATACACAATTTTTAATTTCATTTATTTATTAAATATTGATATTTATACATCAACCGTTTCGCAAGTTAAGCCAGAAGACTACCAAAAAGATTTAGTGTCAGTTTTTTATATTGACTATAGTTTCTATTTTCTTGGGATTTTAACTCTTTTACTAGCAATTTTTGTTTTAACAAATTTATTTATTGCAATTGGTAAAAATACTTTAATTCTAACAACAAAAAACAAATCATCTCAAGATCAAAATCAAAAAGTTGAAAATGAAAAAATAGAATCATCTTAG
- a CDS encoding Cof-type HAD-IIB family hydrolase — protein MVKKLIFSDIDGTLYCGDFSVDKETIDFLKNNKDNFTLILNTGNPLGSRILQTAKLLDIRYVLTSNGALFSDLKEDKHTLIHGPISQKSQEFVFKIARDLDMQLNFWTSQKYFSFNFKEQNYSYFNYPLLDPENEVFFTDSPQKDVIKLELIGPSQTLEKAYKLLEEDGDLEGVLINNISIEIGKKGTNKGSAVEFVAKSFGIDVQKTMTIGDSPNDISMLEKTNFSYAMANGYEIVKKTAKLNTSACDQQGLVYAIKDFLYRTKFD, from the coding sequence ATGGTTAAAAAATTAATATTTAGTGATATTGACGGAACTCTTTATTGCGGTGATTTTTCCGTTGATAAGGAAACAATTGATTTTCTAAAAAATAATAAAGATAACTTTACCTTAATTTTAAATACAGGTAATCCTTTGGGCTCAAGAATTTTACAAACAGCAAAACTCTTGGACATTCGTTATGTTTTGACATCTAATGGTGCTTTGTTTAGTGATTTAAAAGAGGACAAACATACTTTAATTCACGGACCAATTTCACAAAAATCACAAGAGTTTGTTTTTAAAATTGCCAGAGATTTAGATATGCAACTAAATTTTTGAACAAGCCAAAAATATTTTAGCTTTAATTTTAAAGAGCAAAATTATTCCTATTTTAATTACCCGCTTTTGGATCCTGAAAATGAGGTATTTTTTACTGATAGCCCACAAAAAGATGTAATAAAATTAGAATTAATTGGCCCAAGCCAAACTTTAGAAAAGGCTTATAAATTATTAGAAGAAGATGGCGATCTTGAAGGCGTTTTAATTAATAATATAAGTATTGAAATTGGTAAAAAAGGGACAAATAAAGGAAGTGCTGTTGAATTTGTGGCAAAAAGTTTCGGAATTGACGTCCAAAAAACAATGACAATTGGTGATAGTCCTAATGATATTTCAATGCTTGAAAAAACTAATTTTTCTTATGCAATGGCAAATGGATATGAAATTGTTAAAAAAACAGCAAAACTCAATACAAGCGCTTGTGATCAACAAGGGTTAGTTTATGCAATTAAAGACTTTTTATATCGAACAAAATTTGATTAA
- the mgtE gene encoding magnesium transporter: MQNFEPKSSLLIDLVNNKKINQVREYTNQKPLSEVAEEVSRFSQFQRLLFFRMLDTVTAGEIFTFFSPEIQSELVISLPNEMMDQLLDELYADEIVELLDEVPDNVAKRILRNIDPDTRKRVNQLLQYNSNQIGSFMSVDIVYLSNELTCAQALEKIRKYKDISELVHYYYVVDSQKKMIGAATLEDIVFSDPNLNIEKIVFQVPFLVTTDKKEDAAEVFAKNDFSVLPVVNTAQRLIGMVTSDDIIDIVKQEATSDIYKLAGILPQEVEDSYLKTTIIQIVKSRVFWLIILMFGSTLSQFIIQKFTDAISENDSIKSIGLSSFITTIVSMIPVISGSAGNAGSQSATTIVRSISLKEINRSNFFSKVLLKEIGVGAIVGTVLMVLNFIRLVIYFTLSGEIKNSQIPENSISNLTIRDYVLIISFASSFSLLTVIIFSKILGAIIPMIAKATKRDPAVMSAPILATVTDSISTLIFFGVTIIIFLLL, from the coding sequence ATGCAAAATTTTGAACCAAAAAGTTCTTTGTTAATTGATTTAGTAAACAATAAAAAAATTAATCAAGTCCGTGAATACACAAACCAAAAACCACTTTCAGAAGTAGCTGAAGAAGTATCTAGATTTAGTCAATTTCAGCGTCTTTTATTTTTTAGAATGTTAGACACCGTTACAGCCGGCGAAATTTTTACCTTTTTTTCACCTGAAATTCAATCAGAATTAGTCATCAGTTTGCCAAATGAGATGATGGACCAACTTCTTGATGAACTTTATGCTGATGAAATTGTTGAGCTTTTAGATGAAGTTCCTGACAATGTTGCCAAACGAATTTTGCGCAATATTGATCCAGATACAAGAAAAAGAGTTAACCAACTTTTACAATATAATTCAAACCAAATCGGCTCTTTCATGTCGGTTGATATTGTTTATCTTTCAAACGAATTAACTTGTGCCCAAGCGCTTGAAAAAATCCGTAAATATAAAGATATTTCTGAACTTGTGCATTATTATTATGTTGTTGATTCGCAAAAAAAAATGATTGGCGCTGCCACACTTGAAGATATAGTTTTTTCTGATCCTAATTTAAATATTGAAAAAATAGTTTTTCAAGTTCCTTTTTTAGTAACAACTGACAAAAAAGAGGACGCCGCTGAAGTTTTTGCTAAAAATGATTTTTCGGTTTTACCGGTTGTAAATACCGCCCAAAGATTAATCGGGATGGTTACAAGTGATGATATTATTGATATTGTTAAACAAGAAGCAACAAGCGATATTTATAAATTAGCCGGAATTTTACCACAAGAAGTTGAAGATTCCTATCTTAAAACCACAATAATCCAAATTGTTAAATCACGTGTTTTTTGACTAATAATTTTAATGTTTGGCTCAACTCTGTCACAATTTATTATTCAAAAATTCACTGATGCAATTAGCGAAAATGATTCAATTAAATCAATCGGACTTTCATCTTTTATTACCACAATTGTCTCAATGATTCCGGTAATTTCTGGATCAGCCGGTAATGCTGGTTCTCAATCAGCAACAACAATTGTCCGCTCGATTTCACTAAAAGAAATTAATCGTTCTAACTTTTTTTCAAAAGTCCTTTTAAAAGAAATTGGCGTTGGAGCTATTGTTGGCACAGTTTTGATGGTTCTGAATTTTATACGGTTAGTAATTTATTTTACTCTCTCAGGCGAAATTAAAAACTCGCAAATTCCCGAAAATTCAATCTCAAATTTAACGATTCGCGATTATGTTTTAATTATTTCTTTTGCCTCATCATTTTCACTTTTAACTGTAATAATTTTTTCTAAAATTCTTGGTGCAATAATTCCAATGATTGCAAAAGCAACAAAAAGAGATCCTGCTGTTATGTCAGCACCAATTTTAGCAACTGTAACAGATTCAATTTCTACTTTAATATTTTTTGGAGTAACAATTATTATTTTTCTATTATTGTAG
- a CDS encoding diadenylate cyclase, with translation MDLDIVVLIISALTLVLGLFFAVFFVYNHIKTLHKNKVSRSFVDLGISTQRKIVYELYFAVKYLSKNKVGAIITLQRNILLDSLRTDGVKIDSLINSSLLIAIFQKSSPLHDGAVIIVDDRILYASTYFSVSESTLEDRYGARHRAALGISEVSDSITVVVSEQSGEVVIVRDANFFKVTNLETFTEVLTKELNSSQTNTAKK, from the coding sequence ATGGATTTAGATATTGTTGTTTTGATAATTTCAGCATTAACCCTAGTTTTAGGTCTTTTTTTTGCAGTCTTTTTTGTTTACAATCATATAAAAACACTGCATAAAAACAAGGTTAGTCGTAGTTTTGTTGATTTAGGCATATCTACACAAAGAAAAATAGTTTATGAACTTTATTTTGCAGTTAAATATTTATCCAAAAATAAAGTTGGTGCAATTATCACTTTGCAACGTAACATTCTTCTTGATAGTCTCCGTACTGACGGGGTAAAAATTGATTCTTTAATAAATTCCTCGCTTTTAATCGCTATTTTCCAAAAAAGTTCGCCATTGCATGATGGGGCAGTTATTATTGTTGATGACCGAATTTTGTATGCCTCAACATATTTTTCGGTTTCTGAATCAACGCTTGAAGACCGATATGGCGCCCGACACCGGGCTGCTTTAGGTATTTCTGAGGTTTCTGATTCAATAACAGTTGTTGTTTCAGAACAAAGTGGTGAGGTTGTGATTGTTCGTGATGCAAATTTTTTTAAGGTTACAAATCTTGAAACTTTTACTGAAGTTTTAACAAAAGAACTAAATTCAAGTCAAACAAATACTGCTAAAAAATAA